GTTTTCCTTCCTCCCGTGCTTTAAACCGGAAAAAGAAAGACCTTTTTTCGGCTCGTCAGTTCCCGGAAAATGGGATAAAAATTTTTTACAGGCCACCGGGCCGCCAAATGCAACCTTCCTCCCCCCGCGGGGTTTATACAAGGGAATTTCATGGACGAAGCACAACACATGCCATCCGCCGAACCGGACGAGGACGCCCAGCTCATGCTGAGAGTCAGGGATGGAGATGCCTCCGCCATGGAACAACTGATCCGCAGGCACCAGAATTCCGTGTACGCCACCGTGGCCCGCATGCTGAATAACGGGCCGGAGGTGGACGACATCGCCCAGCAGGTTTTTATCCGCATCTGGAAGGGAGCGGGGAATTATGAGCCCTCCGCACGCTTCACCACCTGGATGTTCACCATTCTGCGCAATCTGGTCTTCAATGAAGTACGCCGCCAGAAGCGCAAGCCCACCACCTCCGCGGACGCCATGGAGGAGGAAGGCGGCATGACCGTGTTTCTGGAGCCCTCCCAGGCTCCGGACGAGGCCCTGGAGCATACCGAACTCCAGCGGGCCGTGGATGATGCCATCGCCGCCCTGCCGGAAAAGGCGCGCCTGGCCGTCCAGCTCCGCCGCTTTGAAAACATGCCTTACGAGGAGATAGCCAGGACGCTGGAAATGACCATTCCGGCCACCAAAAGCCTTCTGTTCCGCGCCCGGAACATGCTGAAGGAGGCGCTGGCTTCTTTTCTGGAGTGACCTCTCAAAAGACGGGCGCGGGGCCCGCAGGCATCGGGGGTTTCTGAACCGGTACACGGTCCAAGGACATTCCCTTCTGCCGGGGAGAAACGTGGTTTGTTTGATTTACAAGGGCCGGGAAACCGGATAATCCGGTTTCCCGGCCTTCTTACCTGAAATTTCTCTGAAGCGCAGCGGAGGACTTCCTTCTCAAAGACCCGCACCTGCAAAAACGGGCCGCATCCCTGAAGGAAGCGGCCCGGAAATGATTTGCCCGAACGTCAGCGCGCGCTGCCCGCGTTCAGCACATCCCTGTACGGGATTTTCAGGAAGTTCAACGCTCCCTGGGATTCATACAGAACGCCCACGTGGTTTTTATCCACAGGAGCCAGGCAGGAATACCCCCAGCCGTTGCGGGCATCGTAAAGGAGCCACTTGTCCTCCGGCCAGGAGCCGGCGTCATCCGTGGAGGCCTTCAGGGTCATGTGGGAACGCCCGGAGGTGGTGTTGGGGTTGGAGAACAGGACCACCCTGCCCGCGCCCGGCACTCCGTCCACTGCCAGCAGGCTGCCCTGGCAGACGGGTTCCCTCAACTGGGGAGTGCGGTTGGTGGGATGTTTCTCCCAGGTCTTGCCCAGGTCCTTCGTGACGCCCACCACGCGGGAGCCGCCCCAGTTGCAGCGGGCATTGATCATGATGGAGCCGTCTTTCAGCTCAATCACCTGGGCTTCCGTCGTCTGCTCGTTGACGCCCGTGCCGCAGTGCCAGGTTTTGCCCCGGTCCTTGGAATAAACGATGGTGGACCACGGCACCCCCTTGCCGTCCCAGTACTGGGCGGCGAAGACCAGCGTGCCGTCCTTCATGCAGATGCCGTTGCCGGGGCCGTTGAACAGGATGCGCCAGTCCTTGTCCTTGGTCTGTTCCGTAATGTTGATGGGCTTGGACCAGGTAAGGCCGTCGTCATCGCTGTACGCCAGCACCAGCTGGCCGCAGGCTTCCGGGGAATTGTCTCCGGACTTGCTGCCCCAGATGGAATGCTTGTGGCTCCAGATGGCGGCCACCCAGATGCGGCCCGTCTTTTCATCCACCAGAATGGCCGGGTCCCCCACGCCCTTGGTTGCTCCCAGGGAGGGATCAATCTTGGAATCATCCATGGCTATTTTGACGTCGGACCAGGTGCGGCCGCCGTCCGTGGAGCGGCTCACGCCCACGTCAATGTTGGCCGGAAGGTCGCCGGAATGATTGTAACGGATGTCGTACACGGCCAGCAGGGTTCCTTTCCTGGAACGGTCCAGGCCGGGAATGCGGTAGAACTTGGAATTGAAATCCCCGTGCTTCACTACGGCCACGCCGATGCGCTGCGCCACGGGAGCGGCATTCGCCACCTTCATCAGCTTGTTCCCCGCCACGACGCTCGCCGGACGCACCACAACTTTGC
This DNA window, taken from Akkermansia muciniphila, encodes the following:
- a CDS encoding sigma-70 family RNA polymerase sigma factor; this encodes MDEAQHMPSAEPDEDAQLMLRVRDGDASAMEQLIRRHQNSVYATVARMLNNGPEVDDIAQQVFIRIWKGAGNYEPSARFTTWMFTILRNLVFNEVRRQKRKPTTSADAMEEEGGMTVFLEPSQAPDEALEHTELQRAVDDAIAALPEKARLAVQLRRFENMPYEEIARTLEMTIPATKSLLFRARNMLKEALASFLE
- a CDS encoding sialidase family protein, encoding MRLPLNKLTGLALLCALGMSIPAALGTESFEQSKRGKFTTLSTKYGPMTCRDGVAEIGGGGKSGKSSLRMFGGQDTELKLDLKDTPSREVRLSAWAERWTGQAPFEFSIVAVGPQGEKKIYDGKDIRTGGFNTKIEARVPAGTRSLVFKLTSPDNKGMKLDDLFIVPCIPMKVNPQVEMASSTYPVMVRIPCSPVLSLNVQTEGCLNPQYLTAVNLDFTGTTKLSDIESVTVMRGEEAPPIHHGEDPFPKDASQVLGTVKLSGSAKPQISVKGKLELEPGDNHLWACVTMKKGASLDGKVVVRPASVVAGNKLMKVANAAPVAQRIGVAVVKHGDFNSKFYRIPGLDRSRKGTLLAVYDIRYNHSGDLPANIDVGVSRSTDGGRTWSDVKIAMDDSKIDPSLGATKGVGDPAILVDEKTGRIWVAAIWSHKHSIWGSKSGDNSPEACGQLVLAYSDDDGLTWSKPINITEQTKDKDWRILFNGPGNGICMKDGTLVFAAQYWDGKGVPWSTIVYSKDRGKTWHCGTGVNEQTTEAQVIELKDGSIMINARCNWGGSRVVGVTKDLGKTWEKHPTNRTPQLREPVCQGSLLAVDGVPGAGRVVLFSNPNTTSGRSHMTLKASTDDAGSWPEDKWLLYDARNGWGYSCLAPVDKNHVGVLYESQGALNFLKIPYRDVLNAGSAR